CCCCTTTACCTTGGCAGGTATTGAGCTCGATAGTTTTCACAGCAAGTCTATGTATCATTTTATACAATTGTCCGGTGCAGGCGGTGGCCAGGCTGATGGTTATATGGAAGTTTTTGGTGGACTCGGATATCGCTATCAGCTGGGTGCGCTTCCCCTTTATTTTGATGCGCAGGGTGCCTTGGGTGCTTCAGGTGGAGGTAAGGTTGATACAGGCGGAGGGCTGGTCTATAAAGTACAGGCAGGTTTGGATGCAAGGTTGACCGAACATCTGACTCTGGGGATTAAAGGTGGAATGGTTGATGCATTCAATGGCACGTTCAAGGCTACGGCTTACAGTGCAAATATAGGATACGAAACCGCAATTATGGATCATATGCCTAAGTCCAATGACGGATATTCGGTGCAGCCGGGTGCATGGATTTTCAGAATGATTCATAAATCGCATTTAAATAGCGATAAGCTCTTTAAAAATGCAGAGAAAAACGGACAGGTTGATCTATTGGGTTTTGCGATTGATCGTTATATGAATGAGAACTGCTATCTTACCGGCCAGACATTTTGGGCTTATAATGGAGATGCCGGAGGCTATGCAGAGGGAATTATGGGTGTAGGTTACCATAGTGATCCCCATGGTAAATTTTCTCTTTACGCTGAAGCGCTTGGTGGTGTAGGCGGCGGAGGCGGTATCGATATAGGCGGTGGTGCTTTTGGTTCCCTTGGAGGGGGGATAGTGTATCATTTTGACAGGGCCTGGGAAGGACAACTGGGAGGGAGTTATGTGCGCAGTAGAAATGGAACGCTCTCTACCTATGATATTGTTTTTGGGGTGAACTATAAATTTTCACTTTTGGAAAAAAAATGAATGGATAAGTCAACGGTTTCAGACTAAGAGTCAACAGTTTGTATATGTGTTACGTCAATGTTCTGATGAAAACAGTATGGTCTTATTTTGGCGGGGATCTTTGCAAGACGGCACATTTCTTTAAATGACTTTGGCATTTTATTATTGAGGTAGGGTGCGATATAGAGCATATGGCCCTTTAATTCAAGCGCCCACTTCCCGCCGATAACTAAGCTTCTTTCCTTCTTTATCTCCTGACGCTGGGATGCGGAAAGAAGGTAGCCGGATTCTTTTAAAGCAAGATCGGCTGCCTTGATTTTTGCAGAGATGGTATGCAGTTTGATGATTTTTAACTTTTTTTCTGTGAAAATTGTTTCAAAATCTTTTTCAAGAGATTTTTTATCTTTTCTCAAGTAATCAAAGCTGCGTTTGATCCCCTCTTTATAGTTTGCCATAAGAGGATCAGAAAATTGTTTTCTAAAAAGATTACGCTCATACTTTACATCAATGTTGCTCTCATCGATGAAATAGGGGTGATTATTTTCTTTCAGATAAGTAAGCAGTTCATCTTTGCTGTACTCAAGGAGAGGTCTGACTAAAGTATAATTCTCTCTATATGTTACAGGTTTCAGCCCTATAAGCTCAGAAACCCCCGCCCCTTTAGTCAGGCGCATCAGCAGCCATTCAAGCTGGTCGTTAAGCTGATGGGCAGTGATGAGGTTGTCATATCCCTCTGTCTGAATGAGTGACTCAAAGAATTCATAACGGAATTTTCGTGCTTTGCTTTCAAAGTGTGTATCAAACATAGGTGCTTGAATGGTATGACAGAAGAGTTTATGTTCTTTTGCCAACGCTTTGGCATGGGCTAGCTCTTTTTTACTCTGTTCTCTGATGTTGTAGTCTACAATAGTGATATCGAATCTGATGTTATTTTCTATGAGTAAAAAAAACAGGGCTGAGGAGTCTATGCCTGCGGAGAATGCTAAAAGGTTTTTTTTGCTCTGTAGATTTTTTGTATCTATGTTTAGCATTATTTCCTCTTTATTCAATGTGTGGCATTGTTTCTCTCTTCATTTTTTTAGAAAAAACGAAGCAAAAAATCGTCTCTCCTCTCGAATCGCTTTGCTTTCAAGGTCGTTCGGAGAGACAAGGCACTCTTTGAGTGATTTATTGAGGTGCTATCGCACAGGTTTTATTAAAGTCGCGAGTAGTTGATCCCCTACAAGTTCTGTCACCTTTGCTTCATACATTTTACCATACTCAATCGGCAGATCTGAAGTATCGTTGATGAGGATCTCACCGTCGATATCCACTGCCCACTGCAGCGGTCTTGCGGAAAGAAGGTATTCGTGTTCGTCACTCTCTCCATCAACAACAAGTTCTACGGTTTTCCCTACCATCTTTTCAAGCGATCTGAGGGTCGATCTCTCGGCTATCTCTCCGAGTATCTCGGCTCTCTCATCGATGACCTCTGGCGGGATCTGTTCCATCTGGTAGGCAGTCGTTGTCTCCTCGTTGGAGTAGTGGAAAGTGTTGAAGCGGTCGAAACCGAACTCCTCCATAAAAGTGCAGAGTTTTTCGAAACTCTCCTGACTCTCTCCGGGATGCCCCGCAATGACCGAGGTTCTGAGAAAGGCACCCGGTTTGCTTTTCATATGTTCAAGCACTTCAATGGTCTTTTTCTCTCCGAAACCGCGTTTCATAGTTTTAAGAACGGTATCGTCGATGTGCTGAATGGGCATGTCGTAATAGGTCTGGAAGATCTTGGAGTCAGCAATGGTGTCTATGAGTTCAAAAGTTGTTGTACTTGGGTAGAGGTACAGGATACGTGCGGAACGTACACCTTCAATGGCTTCGA
This DNA window, taken from Sulfurovum lithotrophicum, encodes the following:
- the rimO gene encoding 30S ribosomal protein S12 methylthiotransferase RimO, whose amino-acid sequence is MPSRKKLHLVSLGCTKNLVDSEVMLGRLKEYEITDNNTEADVIIVNTCGFIDAAKEESINTVLNLHDERKEDSILVMSGCLSERYKEELQQDMPEIDIFTGVGDYEKIDELIASKQSTFSPEVYLATETSGRVITGSNYHAYIKIAEGCNQSCSFCAIPSFKGKLHSRSLSSIEKEVRMLAEQGYYDFSFISQDSSSYGRDMDLKDGLIDLIKTVEAIEGVRSARILYLYPSTTTFELIDTIADSKIFQTYYDMPIQHIDDTVLKTMKRGFGEKKTIEVLEHMKSKPGAFLRTSVIAGHPGESQESFEKLCTFMEEFGFDRFNTFHYSNEETTTAYQMEQIPPEVIDERAEILGEIAERSTLRSLEKMVGKTVELVVDGESDEHEYLLSARPLQWAVDIDGEILINDTSDLPIEYGKMYEAKVTELVGDQLLATLIKPVR
- the tilS gene encoding tRNA lysidine(34) synthetase TilS, which produces MLNIDTKNLQSKKNLLAFSAGIDSSALFFLLIENNIRFDITIVDYNIREQSKKELAHAKALAKEHKLFCHTIQAPMFDTHFESKARKFRYEFFESLIQTEGYDNLITAHQLNDQLEWLLMRLTKGAGVSELIGLKPVTYRENYTLVRPLLEYSKDELLTYLKENNHPYFIDESNIDVKYERNLFRKQFSDPLMANYKEGIKRSFDYLRKDKKSLEKDFETIFTEKKLKIIKLHTISAKIKAADLALKESGYLLSASQRQEIKKERSLVIGGKWALELKGHMLYIAPYLNNKMPKSFKEMCRLAKIPAKIRPYCFHQNIDVTHIQTVDS